The Allocatelliglobosispora scoriae genome contains a region encoding:
- a CDS encoding ABC transporter permease → MSTTDRDRVTGPRLLRGLAIRVLAVAVLIGAWWAVAEAEIWPPLFVPPPADVWEQLLRTSTTHDGIRGYSGYLLIEHLGVSLRRIGLGSAYGVAGGLVVGLLIGLVPTARALFGPAITFLRTLPPLAYLSLLVIWFGIEEEPKIWLLLLAALPPVAVATADAVRGVPTDYFHAARSLGAPAWQLPWRVALPAALPEILTGVRVAVGVAYTTVVAAETVNGVPGIGGMVRDAQRYNNTAVVVLGIIVIGLSGLLIDGLLQHLQRRLTPWRGRV, encoded by the coding sequence ATGAGCACCACCGATCGCGATCGGGTGACCGGACCGCGCCTGCTGCGCGGGCTGGCGATCCGGGTGCTCGCCGTCGCCGTCCTCATCGGAGCGTGGTGGGCGGTCGCCGAGGCGGAGATCTGGCCCCCGCTGTTCGTACCGCCCCCGGCGGACGTCTGGGAGCAGCTCCTGCGTACGTCGACCACGCACGACGGGATCCGCGGCTACTCGGGGTACCTGCTCATCGAGCACCTCGGCGTGAGCCTGCGCCGGATCGGGCTCGGCAGCGCCTACGGCGTCGCGGGCGGGCTCGTCGTCGGGCTGCTCATCGGGTTGGTGCCGACGGCGCGGGCCCTCTTCGGCCCGGCGATCACGTTCCTGCGGACGCTGCCGCCGCTCGCCTACCTCAGCCTGCTGGTGATCTGGTTCGGCATCGAGGAGGAGCCGAAGATCTGGCTCCTGCTGCTCGCGGCGCTCCCGCCGGTCGCGGTCGCCACCGCCGACGCCGTCCGGGGCGTGCCGACCGACTACTTCCACGCCGCCCGCTCACTGGGCGCACCGGCATGGCAGCTGCCGTGGCGGGTCGCGCTCCCGGCCGCGCTCCCCGAGATCCTCACCGGGGTCCGGGTCGCCGTGGGGGTGGCCTACACCACGGTCGTGGCGGCCGAGACCGTCAACGGCGTACCGGGGATCGGCGGCATGGTCCGCGACGCCCAGCGCTACAACAACACCGCCGTGGTGGTGCTCGGGATCATCGTGATCGGCCTGTCCGGCCTGCTCATCGACGGCCTGCTGCAACACCTTCAACGCCGGCTCACGCCCTGGCGCGGCCGGGTCTGA
- a CDS encoding taurine ABC transporter substrate-binding protein yields the protein MSTPLRRRSALLALTLLAGVALAACATDDKAGDNGAAKVDLRIGYQLIPNGDLIVKDQKWLEAALPDVNITWSKFDSGGDVNTAIVAGSIDIGLAGSSPVSRGLAKPLSIPYQVPWIFDVIGENESLVVKADKGINSVADLAGKTVATPFSSTAHYSLLAALAEAGVPQDKVKIIDLEAPEILAAWTRGDIAGTYVWTPTLAELRKTGKVLVTSRELAAKGKLTADLAVVRTAFASAHPDVLKTWLQQQDRAVKLARSDKAAAAAAIARQLSITPAEAEAQLAELVLLDAAQQKSADYLGTPAAPGKLAENLQSAAEFLKSQGKLDQAPDLATYQAGLAVKELSGAFPS from the coding sequence ATGTCCACGCCACTGCGGCGACGCAGCGCGCTGCTCGCCCTCACCCTGCTCGCCGGCGTCGCCCTCGCCGCGTGCGCCACCGACGACAAGGCCGGCGACAACGGCGCGGCCAAGGTCGACCTGCGCATCGGCTACCAGCTCATCCCCAACGGTGACCTGATCGTCAAGGACCAGAAGTGGCTGGAGGCGGCGCTGCCCGACGTGAACATCACGTGGAGCAAGTTCGACTCCGGCGGCGACGTCAACACCGCGATCGTCGCGGGCAGCATCGACATCGGGCTCGCCGGCAGCAGCCCGGTCTCGCGAGGGCTCGCCAAGCCGCTGAGCATCCCCTACCAGGTGCCGTGGATCTTCGATGTGATCGGCGAGAACGAGTCGCTCGTCGTCAAGGCCGACAAGGGCATCAACAGCGTCGCCGACCTCGCCGGGAAGACCGTCGCCACCCCGTTCAGCTCCACGGCGCACTACAGCCTGCTCGCGGCGCTGGCCGAGGCCGGCGTACCTCAGGACAAGGTCAAGATCATCGACCTGGAGGCGCCGGAGATCCTCGCGGCCTGGACCCGCGGCGACATCGCCGGTACCTATGTCTGGACGCCGACCCTCGCCGAGCTGCGCAAGACCGGCAAGGTCCTGGTCACCAGCCGCGAGCTCGCCGCGAAGGGCAAGCTCACCGCGGACCTCGCGGTCGTCCGCACGGCCTTCGCCAGCGCCCACCCCGACGTGCTCAAGACCTGGCTGCAGCAGCAGGACCGCGCCGTCAAGCTCGCCCGCAGCGACAAGGCCGCCGCGGCCGCAGCGATCGCCCGACAGCTCAGCATCACCCCGGCCGAGGCCGAGGCGCAGCTCGCCGAGCTCGTCCTGCTCGACGCGGCGCAGCAGAAGTCGGCCGACTATCTGGGTACGCCCGCCGCCCCCGGCAAGCTCGCCGAGAACCTGCAGTCGGCAGCGGAGTTCCTCAAGTCCCAGGGCAAGCTGGACCAGGCACCCGACCTCGCCACCTATCAGGCGGGTCTCGCCGTGAAGGAACTCAGCGGTGCCTTCCCGTCCTGA
- a CDS encoding ABC transporter ATP-binding protein: MPSRPDEGSAVALRSVTHRYSSRGRHIDALHTLDLSISAGEFVVVVGPSGCGKSTLLGLIAGFHRPTTGTVQVDGAPVVGPGPDRGVVFQQPRLFPWLSVLGNVEFGLRGRGISRADRRARALAKLDQVGLADVAGLRPYELSGGMQQRAAIARALAPDPGVLLMDEPFAALDALTRDRMQEELRALWRDTGRTVLFVTHSIDEAVYLGTRIIVFSARPGRVVLDEASDIPAQGRDRDHPDFGTLRTRISTAVRSAAAP; the protein is encoded by the coding sequence GTGCCTTCCCGTCCTGACGAGGGCTCGGCGGTCGCGCTGCGGTCGGTGACCCACCGGTACAGCAGCCGCGGCCGCCACATCGACGCCCTCCACACGCTCGACCTGTCGATCTCGGCGGGCGAGTTCGTGGTGGTCGTCGGGCCCTCAGGCTGCGGCAAGAGCACCCTGCTGGGTCTGATCGCCGGCTTCCACCGGCCGACGACCGGGACCGTCCAGGTGGACGGCGCCCCGGTCGTCGGGCCGGGGCCCGATCGGGGTGTGGTCTTCCAGCAGCCGCGCCTCTTCCCCTGGCTCTCGGTGCTCGGCAATGTCGAGTTCGGACTGCGCGGGCGGGGAATCAGCCGGGCGGACCGGCGGGCCCGGGCCCTCGCCAAGCTCGACCAGGTCGGTCTCGCCGACGTCGCCGGGCTGCGACCCTATGAGCTCTCCGGCGGGATGCAGCAGCGGGCGGCGATCGCCCGGGCGCTCGCCCCCGATCCGGGGGTGCTGCTGATGGACGAGCCGTTCGCCGCGCTGGACGCGCTGACCCGCGACCGGATGCAGGAGGAGCTGCGGGCACTGTGGCGCGACACCGGGCGCACGGTGCTCTTCGTGACGCACAGCATCGACGAGGCCGTCTATCTGGGGACGCGCATCATCGTGTTCAGCGCCCGCCCCGGCCGGGTCGTCCTGGACGAGGCGAGCGACATCCCCGCGCAGGGCAGGGACCGCGACCACCCCGACTTCGGCACCCTGCGCACCCGGATCAGCACGGCGGTCCGGAGCGCCGCCGCCCCGTAG
- a CDS encoding ABC transporter permease, producing the protein MSTLRWGLADAWTVTRRDLTHWRQQPWAIAIGWFFPIMILLMFAGLFGGAMTVPGGEYLDFLLPGVLALTMLFGLETTVLAVSTDVAKGVTDRFRSLPMSASAVVLGRCLADMLNSVVGLAVMIGAGLALGWRWHHGLAAALGAIGLLILLRFALLWVGVYLGLIVKGPESVAAVQILVWPVGFLSGVFVDPATMPAWLGAIAAWNPLSATAAAARGLFGSPVWGGESFVDQYAVLLAVAWPLVLIAVFAPLSVRTYRRLSK; encoded by the coding sequence GTGAGCACGCTGCGATGGGGGTTGGCCGACGCCTGGACGGTCACCCGGCGGGACCTGACCCACTGGCGCCAGCAGCCGTGGGCGATCGCGATCGGCTGGTTCTTCCCGATCATGATCCTGCTGATGTTCGCCGGGCTCTTCGGCGGTGCGATGACCGTCCCCGGCGGGGAGTACCTGGACTTTCTGCTGCCCGGGGTGCTCGCGCTGACGATGCTCTTCGGGCTGGAGACGACGGTGCTGGCGGTCTCCACCGACGTTGCCAAGGGCGTCACGGACCGGTTCCGGTCGCTGCCCATGAGCGCGTCGGCGGTCGTGCTCGGCCGGTGCCTCGCCGACATGCTCAACTCGGTCGTCGGGCTCGCCGTCATGATCGGTGCCGGGCTCGCCCTGGGCTGGCGCTGGCACCACGGCCTCGCCGCCGCGCTCGGGGCGATCGGGCTGCTGATCCTGCTGCGCTTCGCGCTGCTCTGGGTCGGCGTCTACCTGGGGCTGATCGTCAAGGGGCCCGAGTCGGTCGCCGCCGTCCAGATCCTGGTCTGGCCGGTCGGCTTCCTCTCCGGCGTCTTCGTCGACCCGGCGACCATGCCCGCGTGGCTCGGCGCCATCGCGGCGTGGAACCCGCTCTCCGCCACCGCCGCTGCCGCCCGTGGCCTGTTCGGCAGCCCGGTCTGGGGCGGTGAGTCCTTCGTGGACCAGTACGCCGTCCTGCTCGCCGTCGCCTGGCCGCTGGTGCTGATCGCCGTCTTCGCGCCGCTGTCCGTCCGCACCTACCGGCGGCTCAGCAAGTAG
- a CDS encoding ATP-binding cassette domain-containing protein produces MNAISASGIHKHYGTFRANSSRVGPKGPGLDGFDLEVPAGTVCGLLGPNGAGKTTAIRIFATLLAHDAGEARVAGFDVRRRSDQVRRRIGLVGQHAAVDEILTGRQNLELFGRLHHLPVRTARARADELLERFALADTGAKPVAKYSGGMRRRLDLAASLIVAPEVLFVDEPTTGLDPQGRRDVWAAIRDLVDGGTTVLLTTQYLEEADQLADRIAMLTAGRVVAEGTPEQLKSMIGGDRIDIVLGDAALLGRAVETVRPLSTGEIEVDAAEARLSVPVAERARALMLVAAALTEHGIEPVDVVLRRPTLDEVFLHVTGGAEREVAA; encoded by the coding sequence ATGAACGCCATTTCCGCCAGCGGGATTCACAAGCACTACGGCACCTTTAGGGCCAACTCTTCAAGAGTTGGCCCTAAAGGGCCGGGACTCGACGGGTTTGACCTGGAGGTGCCCGCCGGGACGGTCTGCGGCCTGCTCGGGCCCAACGGGGCGGGCAAGACCACCGCGATCCGGATCTTCGCCACGCTGCTCGCCCACGACGCGGGCGAGGCGCGGGTCGCCGGTTTCGACGTGCGGCGCCGGTCCGACCAGGTCCGGCGGCGCATCGGCCTCGTCGGACAGCATGCTGCGGTCGACGAGATCCTCACCGGCCGGCAGAACCTGGAGCTCTTCGGCCGGCTGCACCACCTGCCCGTCCGGACCGCCCGGGCGCGCGCCGACGAACTGCTGGAACGCTTCGCCCTCGCCGACACGGGAGCCAAGCCCGTCGCGAAATACTCCGGCGGGATGCGGCGGCGCCTCGACCTCGCTGCGAGCCTCATCGTCGCGCCCGAGGTGCTCTTCGTCGACGAGCCCACCACCGGGCTCGACCCGCAGGGGCGCCGTGACGTGTGGGCCGCCATCCGCGACCTCGTCGACGGCGGCACCACCGTGCTGTTGACCACGCAGTACCTGGAGGAGGCGGACCAGCTCGCCGACCGGATCGCGATGCTGACGGCGGGACGGGTCGTCGCGGAAGGGACGCCGGAGCAGCTCAAGTCCATGATCGGCGGGGATCGGATCGACATCGTCCTCGGCGATGCCGCGCTGCTCGGCCGAGCGGTCGAGACGGTTCGGCCGCTGAGCACCGGGGAGATCGAGGTCGACGCCGCCGAGGCGCGGCTCAGCGTGCCGGTGGCGGAGCGGGCCCGGGCGCTGATGCTCGTGGCGGCGGCGCTCACCGAGCACGGGATCGAGCCGGTCGACGTGGTGCTGCGGCGGCCGACGCTCGACGAGGTGTTCCTTCATGTCACCGGCGGCGCGGAGCGGGAGGTGGCGGCGTGA
- a CDS encoding TetR/AcrR family transcriptional regulator — MSGKSELVRSLGLLWGAQTKPGRSGLTVRAIVTAAMELADAEGLEAAAMRRVAERLGVGTMSLYTHVPGKSELTDLMFDTALSELYTGVEEPSAQPGGWRGGLAFIARRNWDLYQRHPWLLQLSGARPVLGPHTMLKYEAELRPLDGIGLTDVEMDSSLTLVLTHVEGVARVRAALHRDQQGLSEQEWWLTAAPVLEQVMDDRHFPVAARVGSASGEQYQASADPAHAFAFGLDRILDGIERLIEANAQEKASTDQSE; from the coding sequence GTGAGCGGGAAGAGTGAGTTGGTTCGCAGCCTGGGGCTGCTGTGGGGCGCGCAGACCAAGCCCGGGCGCTCCGGGTTGACGGTGCGCGCGATCGTCACCGCCGCCATGGAGCTCGCCGACGCCGAGGGCCTGGAGGCAGCCGCGATGCGCCGCGTCGCCGAGCGCCTCGGTGTGGGCACGATGTCGCTCTACACCCATGTCCCCGGCAAGTCCGAGCTGACCGATCTGATGTTCGACACCGCGCTCAGCGAGCTCTATACCGGCGTCGAGGAGCCGTCCGCGCAGCCCGGCGGGTGGCGCGGCGGGCTCGCCTTCATCGCCCGGCGCAACTGGGACCTCTACCAGCGCCACCCGTGGCTGCTGCAGCTCAGCGGCGCCCGCCCGGTGCTCGGACCGCACACGATGCTGAAATACGAGGCCGAGCTGCGCCCGCTCGACGGCATCGGCCTCACCGACGTCGAGATGGACTCGTCACTCACCCTCGTGCTGACCCACGTCGAGGGCGTGGCCCGGGTCCGGGCCGCCCTGCACCGCGACCAGCAGGGGCTCAGCGAGCAGGAGTGGTGGCTCACCGCCGCCCCGGTGCTGGAGCAGGTGATGGACGACCGGCACTTCCCCGTCGCGGCACGGGTCGGCTCCGCCTCGGGCGAGCAGTACCAGGCCTCCGCCGACCCGGCGCACGCCTTCGCCTTCGGCCTGGACCGCATCCTCGACGGCATCGAGCGCCTGATCGAGGCGAACGCTCAGGAGAAGG